A DNA window from Ostrea edulis chromosome 5, xbOstEdul1.1, whole genome shotgun sequence contains the following coding sequences:
- the LOC125651396 gene encoding uncharacterized protein LOC125651396, whose translation MILQGVDNPSNKDVMRHITSTELSLHCKRVTRGTEETLNLISGLIQSLDGPKGCDRLGVPLFDSERMAEVWRVQQKHVTCIQDPEGVHLYTQTSTLKKGGVILPVYRCARESTSLESFHLHMNRFIPGTLAKDINFQVFLLDGLFRWNLDREAAAVSTETREHRPRTYSGPLKNSVNKFSRDVFGEPFFEDFWPPGLYTGELIGIEYLYSQTGKGSTDYAEAIQSISEEDSLDDEIEEDDEGFGELENVVDPTIPALDCPPEPVPPILPIPSTADYEKMLEDTCTAESPEPVLVPLHQDPPDKPKGTTPDDISYILSTITYLTVMLKVQDVVGPDNIPGYGHVLRLANFLVSLRDATGMSPAQVKQLKDLWLVLLPDYDRKRTVFPPRHQKGLLQGRFKSPKKKMAQGVQKLYLVQIKVQHSGQTAIDTQRPQ comes from the exons ATGATCCTCCAGGGAGTCGACAACCCCTCTAACAAGGATGTCATGAGACACATAACCTCAACAGAGCTATCACTCCACTGTAAGCGTGTCACTAGGGGAACAGAGGAGACGCTTAACCTCATATCAGGTTTGATTCAGTCCCTGGATGGCCCTAAAGGGTGTGACAGGTTAGGTGTCCCTTTATTTGACAGCGAGAGGATGGCCGAGGTGTGGAGGGTACAACAGAAACATGTCACATGCATCCAGGACCCTGAAGGAGTACATCTCTACACACAGACCAGTACTTTGAAGAAAGGCGGGGTTATTCTTCCTGTGTACAGATGTGCCAGAGAATCAACTTCCCTTGAAAGTTTTCACCTCCATATGAACAGGTTCATACCAG GGACCCTGGCCAAGGATATTAACTTCCAGGTTTTTTTGCTGGATGGCCTATTCCGCTGGAATCTTGACAGGGAGGCTGCTGCTGTTAGTACGGAGACGAGGGAGCATCGTCCGAGGACATACAGTGGCCCTCTCAAGAATTCAGTGAACAAATTTTCCCGGGATGTTTTTGGGGAACCTTTCTTTGAGGACTTTTGGCCACCGGGGTTATATACAG GAGAGCTCATTGGGATCGAGTACCTGTACTCCCAAACAGGAAAAGGGTCAACAGACTACGCAGAGGCTATCCAATCCATATCGGAGGAAGACAGCCTCGATGATGAGATCGAAGAAGATGATGAAGGGTTTGGTGAGTTGGAAAATGTTGTTGACCCTACCATACCTGCACTTGACTGCCCACCTGAGCCAGTGCCTCCTATTCTGCCCATCCCATCTACGGCAGATTATGAGAAAATGTTGGAAGACACATGTACAG CAGAATCACCAGAGCCAGTTTTAGTGCCTCTACATCAAGATCCACCAGATAAACCTAAGGGCACAACTCCTGATGATATAAGTTATAttttatcaacaattacat ACCTAACTGTCATGCTCAAAGTCCAG GATGTAGTAGGTCCGGATAACATTCCTGGTTATGGCCATGTCTTGCGCCTTGCAAACTTCCTTGTTTCATTGCGGGATGCAACAGGAATGTCACCAGCCCAAGTGAAACAACTGAAGGACTTGTGGCTTGTTCTTCTTCCTGATTATGACAGAAAGAGGACTGTCTTTCCTCCAAGACATCAAAAGGGGCTTCTACAAGGAAGGTTTAAAAGCCCAAAGAAAAAAATGGCACAAGGAGTGCAAA AGTTGTACTTGGTCCAAATCAAGGTCCAGCACAGTGGCCAAACTGCAATAGATACACAGCGGCCACAGTAG
- the LOC125649438 gene encoding uncharacterized protein LOC125649438 produces the protein MEETDLQLPLLNKKTLTQWFNDKSKMQDKKVLTQGLELPNPALTTSKAPDALSKPSVLPSGNTQPFPFHDPPSSVGLAKVKGRKNKPAFFNIMPSRNPAISFQLVTGPGNTAVLIPSNVPSASVPSTSQQGRKRKGNEEVCTAPLPKKVKKCSKCGEERNPPAHQQYMGYRYCSSTDNRPFAEWREELQKAGVARKTAKKINEHIQQTFRFNQHIWQQLEFINIFGSNWNLSTYLAAFDFLSSV, from the exons ATGGAGGAAACAGATTTACAGCTCCCCCTTTTGAACAAAAAGACGCTTACCCAATG GTTCAATGACAAGAGTAAAATGCAGGACAAGAAGGTTTTGACTCAAGGTTTGGAGCTTCCAAATCCAGCACTCACCACCAGCAAGGCTCCTGATGCACTGTCAAAACCTTCAGTTCTTCCTTCTGGCAATACTCAGCCATTTCCTTTCCATGATCCACCTTCTTCAGTTGGCTTGGCTAAGGTTAAGGGCAGGAAAAACAAGCCAGCTTTTTTTAACATAATGCCCTCACGGAATCCTGCCATTTCTTTTCAACTGGTTACTGGTCCTGGAAACACGGCAGTGCTAATACCATCAAATGTACCATCAGCCAGTGTTCCCTCTACAAGCCAGCAAGGAAGAAAACGGAAAGGAAATGAAGAAGTATGTACTGCCCCTCTACCTAAGAAAGTTAAAAAGTGTAGTAAATGTGGAGAAGAGAGGAATCCACCCGCCCACCAACAATACATGGGGTACAGATACTGCTCCTCTACCGACAACAGACCTTTCGCAGAGTGGAGGGAAGAACTTCAAAAGGCAGGAGTGGCAAGGAAGAcagcaaaaaaaataaatgaacataTTCAACAAACTTTTCGATTTAATCAGCATATTTGGCAGCAATTGGAATTTATCAACATATTTGGCAGCAATTGGAATTTATCAACATATTTGGCAGCATTTGACTTCTTATCCTCAGTGTAA